The following coding sequences lie in one Desulfitibacter alkalitolerans DSM 16504 genomic window:
- a CDS encoding DNA polymerase Y family protein, producing the protein MEDRIIMHVDINFAFLAMEAAYRLQCGETLDIRTIPSVIGGNEETRHGIVLAKSNLAKKAGIKTGESLWNARLKCPGLLVIPPNYKLYIKASKALTEILKRFAPVVEQFSIDEAWMDYTNMDKNFGYYYTRAIELKETIKKELGFTVSVGISSNKILSKMASDLKKPDAVTTLFPNEIKVKMWPLPVEDLFMVGSKTKKKLNDLNIKNIGQLAASDPQLIYEKLKSHGLLIHGYANGIDNSPVRMGQRFEMKGIGNSSTSSKDLTTRQEVVLFIRSLVETMANRMREAGKMGRVFSLGLRTSGFMYYSHQIKYPVPTNITSEIMEIYERLLDELWKKEPLRHLGVRTSELYDEYSYQLTFFDNPRREKLKALDRTIDELRDRYGSNSIFSASFINSGLRCLNGGYPEDEYPPMSSML; encoded by the coding sequence ATGGAGGATAGGATTATAATGCATGTAGATATTAACTTTGCATTTTTGGCAATGGAGGCTGCTTATCGTTTGCAATGTGGAGAAACGCTAGATATTCGTACCATTCCATCTGTAATAGGAGGCAATGAAGAAACCCGGCATGGCATAGTACTGGCAAAATCCAACCTGGCAAAAAAGGCCGGGATAAAAACAGGAGAAAGCCTTTGGAACGCCAGATTAAAATGCCCTGGCTTGCTTGTAATTCCTCCAAACTACAAATTATATATCAAGGCAAGTAAAGCGTTAACTGAAATATTAAAAAGGTTTGCACCAGTTGTTGAACAATTTTCTATTGATGAAGCCTGGATGGATTATACAAATATGGACAAAAACTTTGGCTATTATTATACTAGAGCAATTGAACTTAAAGAGACAATTAAAAAAGAGCTTGGCTTTACAGTAAGTGTGGGGATTTCTTCAAACAAAATATTAAGTAAAATGGCTTCAGATTTGAAAAAGCCTGATGCTGTCACTACCCTGTTTCCCAATGAAATAAAAGTGAAGATGTGGCCTTTACCGGTGGAAGATCTGTTTATGGTTGGTTCCAAAACAAAAAAGAAGCTCAATGATTTAAACATTAAGAACATTGGCCAATTAGCTGCATCTGATCCTCAATTAATCTATGAAAAATTAAAATCACATGGGTTGCTTATCCATGGTTATGCCAATGGGATAGACAATTCACCAGTTAGAATGGGTCAGCGCTTTGAAATGAAGGGCATAGGTAACTCATCCACATCATCAAAAGATTTAACAACCAGGCAAGAGGTTGTACTTTTTATTCGCTCCCTGGTTGAAACCATGGCAAATCGAATGCGAGAGGCAGGTAAAATGGGCAGGGTATTTTCTTTGGGCCTACGCACATCCGGTTTTATGTATTATTCTCATCAAATTAAATATCCTGTGCCAACAAACATTACTTCTGAAATTATGGAAATTTATGAAAGGTTATTAGATGAATTATGGAAGAAGGAACCTTTAAGGCATTTGGGAGTAAGAACTTCAGAGCTTTATGACGAATACAGTTATCAACTAACCTTTTTTGATAATCCTAGAAGAGAAAAACTAAAAGCATTAGATCGAACTATAGATGAATTAAGGGATAGATATGGCAGCAATTCTATTTTTTCTGCAAGTTTTATTAACAGTGGTTTAAGGTGTTTAAATGGCGGTTATCCGGAAGATGAATATCCTCCAATGAGCAGTATGCTATAA
- a CDS encoding class I SAM-dependent methyltransferase has translation MGRELKEFLINKIAAGPLRFYDFMKYALYHPCWGYYVKDKIKIGKEGDFYTSPHVHSAFGHCIADQLHEMWTICHKPKDFYLVEAGPGTGLLAGDILEYCQKHEDFFTAIKYVLMETSPYMIEIQKNKLEKYAAKCIWIKSLASLNSFTGVVFSNELLDAFPVHKVTKIGNELKEVYINYQDGSFYETPGEISTHDIMVYINELHIELKDGQELEINLEAKEWLTELASKLDKGFVITIDYGYKISELDEPFRFKGTLMSYSNHTSTEDVLGHPGEQDITSHVNFSALKHFGEKVGLQTAGYTSQMRFLINLGIADKMTLGPDVEGVKNSLALKRLTLPDGMGERFKVLVQYKGLEVTKLKGLSGFFDTLKI, from the coding sequence ATGGGTCGAGAATTAAAGGAGTTTTTAATTAATAAAATAGCTGCAGGGCCTTTGCGATTTTATGATTTTATGAAATATGCGTTGTATCATCCTTGTTGGGGATACTATGTAAAGGATAAAATTAAAATAGGGAAGGAAGGGGATTTCTATACTAGTCCCCATGTACATAGTGCCTTTGGACATTGCATAGCAGATCAACTTCACGAGATGTGGACAATCTGCCATAAGCCCAAGGACTTTTACTTAGTCGAGGCGGGGCCTGGGACAGGCTTATTAGCAGGTGATATCCTGGAGTACTGTCAAAAGCATGAAGATTTCTTTACAGCAATTAAATATGTATTAATGGAAACCAGCCCTTATATGATTGAGATACAAAAGAATAAACTGGAGAAATATGCTGCCAAATGCATATGGATAAAGTCCCTTGCCAGCTTGAACAGCTTTACAGGAGTAGTTTTTTCCAATGAATTGTTAGATGCTTTTCCTGTACATAAGGTTACAAAAATAGGTAATGAATTAAAAGAAGTCTATATCAATTATCAAGATGGCTCCTTTTATGAGACTCCTGGTGAAATATCTACCCATGATATTATGGTCTATATTAATGAATTACATATTGAGTTAAAAGATGGGCAAGAATTAGAGATAAATTTAGAAGCCAAAGAATGGTTGACAGAGCTGGCTTCAAAGCTGGATAAGGGTTTTGTAATAACAATTGATTATGGTTACAAGATAAGCGAATTAGATGAGCCCTTCAGGTTTAAGGGTACATTAATGAGCTATTCCAACCATACAAGCACTGAGGATGTTCTGGGGCATCCAGGAGAGCAGGATATAACCTCCCATGTGAACTTTTCTGCTTTAAAGCATTTTGGGGAAAAGGTCGGATTACAAACTGCAGGGTACACCTCCCAGATGAGATTTCTAATTAACTTAGGTATAGCAGATAAAATGACCCTAGGACCTGATGTTGAAGGTGTAAAAAACTCATTGGCATTAAAAAGACTTACCTTGCCTGATGGCATGGGTGAGAGATTTAAGGTTTTGGTACAGTATAAAGGGTTGGAAGTAACAAAATTAAAAGGTTTAAGCGGTTTTTTTGATACCTTAAAAATATAA
- a CDS encoding FmdB family zinc ribbon protein — MPTYEYKCEKCGVFEKMQPITENPLTSCPECEGRVQRLISKNVHVVYKGGGFYTTDNRSPDYKCSEGKCSDGKCSNDSGSKAS, encoded by the coding sequence ATGCCAACTTACGAGTATAAATGTGAAAAATGTGGTGTTTTTGAAAAAATGCAGCCAATTACTGAAAACCCTTTAACCAGCTGCCCTGAATGTGAAGGTAGGGTTCAAAGACTTATCAGCAAAAATGTGCATGTAGTATATAAGGGTGGTGGTTTCTACACCACTGACAATCGCAGCCCAGATTATAAGTGTTCTGAGGGTAAATGCTCTGATGGTAAATGTTCAAATGACTCCGGCAGCAAGGCCAGCTAA
- a CDS encoding lytic transglycosylase domain-containing protein, with the protein MGFIKKLLFLIFISIIFLYALVPIGLRLWFPYYHREAIEFYSNQYDLDPLFVASIIRVESKFDTMAESVKGAKGLMQLMPETAEWVSQQINVPYDVQKLYEPDYNIRLGCWYLANLRNEFDNNTNLVLAAYNGGRGNVKKWIDTGVWQGDERDIDKIPFKETRDYVRRVNAAYKVYQKLYGK; encoded by the coding sequence TTGGGATTTATAAAAAAGCTCTTATTTTTAATTTTTATTTCAATAATATTTCTATATGCATTAGTACCAATTGGTCTTAGGTTGTGGTTTCCCTATTATCACCGGGAAGCTATAGAATTTTATTCTAATCAGTATGACCTTGACCCTCTTTTTGTGGCCTCAATAATCAGGGTCGAGAGCAAATTTGATACCATGGCTGAATCTGTAAAAGGAGCAAAGGGATTGATGCAGTTAATGCCGGAAACAGCAGAGTGGGTAAGTCAGCAGATAAATGTACCCTATGATGTACAAAAGCTTTATGAACCTGATTATAATATTAGGCTCGGCTGCTGGTATTTGGCCAATTTAAGGAATGAATTTGACAATAACACCAACCTTGTCCTTGCAGCCTATAATGGAGGAAGAGGCAATGTAAAAAAATGGATAGACACAGGTGTATGGCAGGGTGATGAAAGGGATATAGATAAAATACCATTTAAAGAAACTAGAGACTATGTAAGGAGAGTTAATGCTGCATATAAAGTGTACCAAAAACTTTATGGAAAATAG
- the splB gene encoding spore photoproduct lyase, translating to MEVFKPKRVLFEQKSIDYPLGEKLYEKFRRDPDVIVKMIGSHNRVMGIPGKNSQEGFREAKRTLVVGVRKSGEFQTCKPSAHYQLPLSTSCPGMCEYCYLHTTLGKKPYLRIYVNIHEILAKAREYINERLPDITVFEGAATSDPLALEHLTGNLEESIKFFASQSHGRFRFVTKYTNVDSLLNITHGGNTRFRFSINTPFVITKYEHNTPALDDRLEAARKVAAAGYPLGFIIGPVIVYDGWEVDYKTLFLNLQAGLARVVKEPLTFEIITHRYTARAKKNIMDIFPKNNLPMDESERQLKYGQFGYTKYLYPKEEMKNINQVFEGLVEKYLPNSRIEYFV from the coding sequence GTGGAGGTCTTTAAACCCAAAAGGGTGCTGTTCGAACAAAAATCCATTGATTACCCCCTTGGGGAGAAACTATACGAAAAATTTAGAAGGGATCCTGATGTTATTGTAAAGATGATTGGATCTCACAACAGGGTCATGGGAATACCAGGCAAGAACTCACAGGAAGGTTTTAGAGAGGCAAAAAGAACTCTGGTGGTTGGTGTTAGAAAAAGTGGGGAATTCCAAACCTGCAAGCCTTCAGCACATTATCAACTGCCATTATCAACCAGCTGTCCTGGTATGTGTGAGTACTGCTACCTGCACACTACCCTTGGGAAAAAACCATACTTAAGGATTTATGTTAACATCCACGAGATTCTAGCTAAAGCCAGGGAATACATTAATGAAAGACTACCTGACATAACAGTATTTGAGGGAGCAGCTACTTCAGATCCTCTAGCCTTAGAACACTTAACAGGTAATTTAGAGGAAAGCATTAAGTTTTTTGCCAGCCAATCCCACGGAAGGTTCAGATTTGTAACAAAATACACCAATGTTGATTCTCTGTTAAACATAACCCATGGAGGTAATACTCGCTTTCGTTTCAGTATAAACACACCTTTTGTAATAACCAAATACGAGCATAATACTCCTGCCTTAGATGATCGTCTAGAAGCAGCCAGGAAAGTAGCAGCTGCAGGATACCCTCTAGGTTTTATTATAGGGCCGGTCATAGTATATGACGGTTGGGAGGTTGATTATAAAACACTATTTTTAAATTTACAGGCTGGTTTAGCCAGGGTGGTTAAGGAGCCCTTAACCTTTGAAATTATAACCCATCGCTATACAGCAAGAGCTAAGAAAAACATAATGGATATTTTTCCAAAAAACAATCTCCCCATGGATGAGTCAGAACGCCAGCTAAAATATGGCCAGTTTGGCTATACAAAGTACTTATATCCTAAGGAAGAAATGAAAAATATTAATCAAGTTTTTGAAGGCTTGGTAGAGAAATACTTGCCGAATAGCAGGATAGAATACTTTGTTTAG
- a CDS encoding nicotinate phosphoribosyltransferase — translation MALERNEVNSLEQVKKLKIEKDRPFFSAQHEEIANGAVSDIYFIRTNEILKKQGLLETTVTAEVFPRRDGVLAGIEEVKNLLSGKNIKVWALKEGHAFKAKDVVMRIEGAYGEFGIHETALLGILAHSSGWATAAHEIKQIVKEKPFFSFGARHVHPSVAPVMDRAALIGGASGASCILGAKLFGVEPVGTAPHTLFLIVGDTVKAAQAYDKHMPEDALRLMLVDTFKDEAEEALRVAGALKEKLYGIRLDTPSERGGVRPELIREVRARLDQAGFQHVKIFVSGGLTPERIEKHIEAGADAFGVGSYISGRPPIDMTMDIKEINGKPAAKRGRIPGRTAVEGIERIL, via the coding sequence ATGGCTTTGGAAAGAAATGAAGTAAATTCCCTGGAGCAGGTGAAAAAATTAAAAATAGAAAAGGATAGGCCTTTTTTTTCAGCTCAGCACGAGGAAATAGCCAATGGAGCAGTTTCGGACATATATTTCATAAGAACCAATGAAATACTTAAGAAACAGGGCCTGTTAGAAACAACAGTTACAGCTGAGGTATTCCCCAGGAGAGATGGAGTTTTGGCAGGCATTGAAGAGGTTAAAAACCTTCTTAGTGGGAAAAACATTAAGGTTTGGGCTTTAAAAGAAGGACATGCCTTTAAAGCTAAAGATGTGGTTATGAGAATAGAAGGAGCCTATGGCGAATTTGGAATACATGAGACTGCCCTCTTGGGAATACTTGCACATTCTAGTGGGTGGGCAACAGCTGCCCACGAAATCAAGCAAATTGTAAAAGAAAAACCTTTTTTTTCCTTTGGTGCAAGACATGTTCACCCCAGTGTAGCTCCTGTTATGGATAGGGCTGCCCTTATTGGAGGTGCCAGTGGTGCCAGCTGTATTTTAGGTGCCAAGCTTTTTGGTGTTGAACCAGTTGGAACGGCTCCCCATACGCTTTTTTTGATTGTTGGAGATACAGTGAAAGCGGCTCAAGCTTACGACAAGCATATGCCAGAGGACGCATTACGCTTGATGTTGGTTGACACTTTTAAAGACGAGGCTGAGGAGGCCTTAAGAGTTGCCGGTGCCTTAAAGGAAAAGCTTTATGGCATTAGACTTGACACACCTAGTGAGCGTGGAGGCGTAAGACCCGAGCTTATAAGAGAAGTACGTGCACGATTAGATCAAGCAGGCTTTCAGCATGTGAAGATTTTTGTTTCAGGAGGACTGACTCCAGAAAGAATAGAAAAACACATTGAGGCTGGAGCCGACGCTTTTGGTGTAGGAAGCTACATTTCAGGCAGACCGCCAATTGACATGACCATGGATATTAAAGAAATTAATGGAAAGCCTGCGGCCAAAAGAGGAAGAATACCTGGAAGAACTGCAGTAGAAGGAATCGAAAGAATATTATAA
- the speE gene encoding polyamine aminopropyltransferase, with translation MEGIWFTEKQLPGLAVSCLVKKTLHHEKSEYQDVKVVETDTFGTMLLLDNVIQTNVRDEFIYHEMISFPALNTHPNPENVLVIGGGDGGTIREVAKHPRVKKATLVEIDGVVVEVSKKYLPTIAAGLEDPKVEVKIDDGIKHVKDNKNTYDVILVDSTDPIGPAVGLFAKEFYTDVFNALKEDGIFVAQTASPVFNGEMIKRIHKDLGEIFPVKDLYVATIPTYPGGYWCFTMGSKKHSPREVAKESIAAPNTRYYSPDVHFGALALPPFVEELVK, from the coding sequence ATGGAAGGAATTTGGTTTACAGAAAAACAACTGCCAGGATTAGCTGTTTCTTGTCTAGTAAAGAAAACATTGCACCATGAAAAAAGTGAGTATCAAGATGTGAAGGTTGTTGAAACTGATACCTTTGGTACAATGCTGCTTCTTGATAACGTTATACAAACTAATGTAAGAGATGAGTTCATCTATCATGAAATGATTAGCTTTCCAGCACTTAATACCCATCCAAACCCTGAAAACGTACTGGTCATAGGAGGAGGAGATGGAGGAACCATTAGAGAGGTGGCTAAACATCCCAGAGTTAAAAAAGCCACTTTGGTTGAAATTGATGGAGTAGTAGTAGAGGTGAGTAAAAAGTATTTACCGACAATTGCTGCTGGATTAGAAGACCCAAAGGTGGAGGTCAAGATTGATGATGGCATTAAACATGTAAAGGATAACAAGAATACATATGATGTAATCCTGGTTGATTCCACAGATCCAATTGGGCCAGCGGTTGGCCTATTTGCAAAGGAATTCTATACTGATGTATTTAATGCATTAAAGGAAGATGGAATCTTTGTTGCCCAAACTGCTTCACCTGTGTTTAATGGAGAAATGATTAAGAGAATCCATAAGGATTTAGGTGAAATCTTCCCGGTTAAAGACCTCTATGTTGCCACAATACCTACATATCCTGGTGGATACTGGTGCTTCACCATGGGCAGCAAAAAGCACAGCCCGAGAGAAGTGGCAAAGGAAAGTATTGCTGCACCCAACACCAGGTACTACAGCCCAGATGTTCATTTTGGAGCCCTTGCACTTCCTCCCTTTGTTGAAGAATTAGTAAAGTAG
- a CDS encoding YetF domain-containing protein, with translation MDYLNVALRGFFAFAFLLLFSRLVGKKQINQFSFFDYIVGITVGSIAASMTTELDSPPYTHLLGMSVWFLFSWLLGAVTIKNRVAAKWFLGEPTIIIHNGKILERNMAKMNYHMDELMQQLRIRGVFDPKDVEFAVLETNGYLSVKKKSQKRTLTPADLKIPTKYEGMSTELIYDGQIIYQNLEMIGLTEKWLMEELKKQKITSLDQVSLCTLDSEGKLYVDLREDNIKPPTEINISDYPGPN, from the coding sequence ATGGACTATTTAAATGTAGCTTTAAGAGGCTTTTTTGCCTTTGCCTTTCTCCTCCTATTTAGCAGACTTGTTGGGAAAAAGCAAATAAACCAGTTTTCATTCTTTGATTATATTGTAGGTATAACTGTTGGCTCTATTGCCGCCTCAATGACTACCGAACTGGATTCGCCGCCTTATACACATTTACTGGGAATGTCTGTCTGGTTTCTTTTTTCATGGCTTTTAGGAGCAGTTACTATTAAGAACAGAGTAGCAGCAAAGTGGTTTTTGGGAGAGCCAACCATTATTATTCATAACGGTAAAATTCTTGAAAGGAACATGGCAAAAATGAATTACCATATGGATGAATTGATGCAGCAGCTGAGAATTCGTGGAGTTTTCGATCCCAAGGATGTAGAATTTGCAGTTTTAGAAACCAATGGCTATTTGTCAGTTAAGAAGAAGTCCCAAAAAAGAACTCTTACACCTGCTGATCTTAAAATACCTACTAAATATGAAGGCATGTCAACCGAATTAATATATGATGGGCAAATAATATATCAAAATTTAGAGATGATAGGACTCACTGAAAAATGGCTTATGGAAGAGTTAAAAAAACAAAAAATAACCTCTCTTGACCAGGTAAGCTTATGTACCTTAGACAGTGAAGGAAAGCTTTATGTGGATTTGAGAGAAGACAACATAAAGCCGCCCACTGAAATAAATATAAGTGATTATCCGGGTCCTAACTAG
- the mobB gene encoding molybdopterin-guanine dinucleotide biosynthesis protein B, which produces MAQVISFVGRSNVGKTTHLEKVIAEIKRRGYKLATIKHDVHGFDIDVPGKDTWRHGQAGADSVVISSPNKIAIIEKVSEEKTLDEIAQKLQNVDIIITEGYKRGNKPKVEIVRRERSAQPICEPMELFALVTDCDISMDVPKFGFHQVAELVDLIEEKFINKKDFV; this is translated from the coding sequence ATGGCACAAGTAATTTCATTTGTTGGTAGATCTAACGTGGGTAAAACCACCCATTTAGAGAAGGTGATAGCCGAAATTAAAAGACGGGGCTATAAACTAGCTACAATCAAACATGATGTACATGGGTTTGACATTGATGTACCAGGTAAGGACACATGGAGACACGGTCAGGCTGGTGCAGATAGTGTTGTTATCTCATCGCCTAATAAAATTGCTATAATTGAAAAAGTTTCAGAGGAGAAAACCCTGGATGAAATAGCACAAAAACTGCAAAATGTGGACATAATTATAACTGAAGGGTACAAAAGAGGTAATAAGCCCAAGGTTGAGATAGTTAGAAGGGAAAGATCAGCACAGCCTATATGTGAGCCCATGGAATTATTTGCCTTAGTTACAGATTGTGATATTAGCATGGATGTACCCAAATTTGGTTTTCACCAGGTAGCAGAGCTGGTGGATCTAATTGAAGAAAAATTCATTAATAAAAAAGACTTTGTCTAA
- a CDS encoding TIGR00300 family protein, which translates to MFRRTIELKGHIVDSKVLPTVFEEIEKLGGEIFIEHSVIGKKKEDYSYLIMEVSAQSQETLDDVLNVVVKLGANILDEAEVVLEPAPRDGVFPEGFYSSTNLPTFVWYNDSWIKVEAMEMDCAVVLEEKPNLKAYCVPISRVKKDQLIVVGKTGVKVLAIDANADKEVFSFMGSEVSSEKPKNLVIKDIASQMESIKRRNGKILFVLGPAVIHTGAGVWVEKLIENNYLDIIFAGNAVATHDVENAFFGTSLGICLKSGKCIHEGHSHHLRAINRIRAAGSMEEAVIKGVLTKGLMYTMIKHKTQYVLAGSIRDDGPMPEVITDVIKAQEAMRSKLDGVEMVIMLSSMLHAIATGNILPASIKTICVDINPAVVTKLADRGSFQTVGLVSDVEWFLRQLTEHLGIDTKN; encoded by the coding sequence ATGTTTAGAAGAACTATAGAATTAAAAGGTCATATTGTTGACAGCAAGGTATTGCCCACAGTTTTTGAAGAAATTGAAAAGCTAGGCGGAGAGATTTTTATTGAACATAGCGTTATCGGCAAAAAAAAGGAAGACTATAGTTATTTAATTATGGAAGTTAGTGCTCAGTCTCAAGAAACATTGGATGATGTCCTTAACGTTGTTGTAAAACTAGGGGCAAACATTCTAGATGAAGCAGAGGTAGTTCTTGAACCTGCTCCCAGGGATGGTGTTTTTCCTGAAGGGTTTTATTCTTCCACAAACCTGCCTACATTTGTCTGGTACAATGATAGTTGGATTAAGGTAGAAGCTATGGAAATGGATTGTGCTGTTGTTCTAGAAGAGAAACCTAATCTCAAGGCTTACTGTGTACCCATCAGCAGGGTGAAGAAGGACCAATTAATAGTAGTGGGCAAGACAGGTGTAAAGGTTTTGGCCATAGATGCAAATGCGGATAAAGAAGTATTTAGCTTTATGGGCAGCGAGGTTAGCAGCGAAAAGCCCAAAAACCTGGTTATCAAGGATATTGCTTCTCAAATGGAAAGCATAAAAAGAAGAAATGGCAAAATCCTTTTTGTACTTGGTCCTGCTGTAATTCATACAGGTGCAGGAGTTTGGGTTGAAAAGCTTATTGAAAATAATTATTTGGATATTATTTTTGCAGGAAATGCTGTTGCAACCCATGATGTTGAGAATGCTTTTTTTGGGACATCCCTTGGAATATGCTTAAAGTCCGGAAAGTGTATACACGAAGGCCATTCCCATCATTTAAGGGCTATTAACAGGATTAGAGCAGCAGGAAGCATGGAGGAAGCAGTTATTAAGGGAGTCCTTACAAAGGGACTTATGTATACAATGATAAAGCATAAAACCCAATATGTACTTGCTGGTTCCATAAGAGACGATGGTCCAATGCCAGAGGTAATTACTGATGTTATTAAAGCTCAAGAAGCTATGAGATCAAAACTGGATGGTGTGGAAATGGTTATTATGCTTTCCAGTATGCTTCATGCAATAGCTACAGGAAATATTCTGCCAGCTTCCATAAAAACTATTTGCGTTGATATTAACCCTGCTGTAGTAACAAAGCTTGCTGACAGGGGAAGCTTTCAAACTGTCGGTCTGGTTAGTGATGTTGAATGGTTCCTGCGCCAATTAACTGAACACCTGGGGATTGATACCAAAAATTAG
- a CDS encoding copper transporter gives MIDLRYHIATVAALFLALGLGIFIGSTVISDGILIKEQEQLIVRLEKEFDKLRDDNRSLKASVISLQESLNAYDELGKEIFPVLAQNKLARKSVGLIITNPDFNPEEFIGVLMEAGVEKVHQVRITKEFFFNKQSENIVPDIIAIIAGVFVSLGQEQTSGELIGSKFVNGSMAGPVDYLLIIGGHTINTSIDYAKLLDMPLVKEIMKLEIPIIGVQPKNVKLSYIPTYKALGIPTVEDLDTFIGKVKLIQLLEQ, from the coding sequence ATGATTGATTTAAGATATCATATAGCTACAGTTGCTGCCCTTTTTCTTGCTTTGGGACTTGGAATATTTATTGGAAGTACTGTGATAAGTGATGGTATTTTAATTAAAGAGCAGGAGCAATTAATTGTCCGCCTTGAAAAGGAATTTGATAAGCTGCGGGATGATAATCGTTCTTTAAAAGCAAGTGTGATAAGCCTTCAAGAAAGCTTAAATGCATATGACGAATTAGGAAAGGAAATTTTTCCGGTACTAGCCCAAAACAAGTTAGCTAGAAAAAGTGTTGGGCTTATTATTACAAACCCAGACTTTAACCCAGAAGAGTTTATTGGAGTGCTAATGGAAGCTGGAGTAGAAAAGGTACACCAGGTACGGATTACAAAAGAGTTTTTTTTCAATAAGCAAAGTGAAAATATAGTGCCTGATATTATAGCTATTATTGCGGGGGTCTTTGTATCTCTTGGGCAGGAACAAACGTCAGGAGAATTGATTGGATCAAAATTTGTTAATGGCAGTATGGCAGGCCCTGTTGACTATCTATTAATCATTGGAGGCCATACCATAAATACAAGTATAGATTATGCAAAACTTTTGGATATGCCCCTGGTAAAGGAAATTATGAAATTAGAGATACCAATTATTGGCGTTCAGCCCAAAAATGTGAAATTGAGTTATATTCCTACTTACAAAGCTTTAGGAATACCTACAGTTGAAGATCTTGATACATTTATAGGCAAGGTCAAGCTAATTCAGCTTTTGGAGCAATAA
- a CDS encoding proline dehydrogenase family protein: protein MSNVARKVVLTVAENKLVTNFVNKYGLTLGASRFVAGEKLKDAIKAVKQLNAKGICATLDNLGESCHDERVAAEGTREAIRILEAINESGVDSNLSVKLTQLGLDIDHNFCLGNMMEIVGKANELSNFVRIDMEDSSKVDATIAIFRALKEKYPQNVGLALQSYLYRTEKDMDDLADLKPSYRLMKGAYKEPKEVAFPKKKDVDDNLIKIIKKHLDAGFYTAVASHDENIINATKAYVKEKNIPTSQYEFQMLYGICSNLQEQLVKEGHKVRCYVPYGTDWYPYFSRRLAERPANILFILKNLLKK from the coding sequence ATGAGTAATGTGGCTAGAAAAGTAGTATTAACTGTAGCGGAAAATAAGCTTGTAACAAATTTCGTAAACAAGTATGGACTCACTCTTGGAGCTAGTCGTTTTGTTGCTGGAGAAAAGTTAAAGGATGCCATAAAAGCTGTAAAACAGCTTAATGCTAAAGGCATATGTGCTACTCTAGATAATCTGGGTGAAAGCTGCCATGATGAAAGAGTAGCTGCAGAAGGCACCAGGGAAGCAATTAGGATACTTGAAGCTATTAATGAAAGTGGAGTAGACAGCAACCTTTCAGTAAAATTGACACAATTGGGTTTAGATATAGACCATAATTTCTGCCTCGGCAACATGATGGAGATAGTTGGCAAAGCAAATGAGCTTAGTAACTTTGTGAGAATTGACATGGAGGATTCCTCGAAGGTAGATGCTACCATTGCCATCTTTAGAGCATTGAAGGAAAAATACCCACAAAATGTTGGTTTAGCACTTCAATCATACTTATATAGGACTGAAAAGGATATGGATGACCTCGCTGATTTAAAGCCGAGTTATAGATTAATGAAGGGTGCTTACAAGGAACCGAAAGAGGTTGCGTTTCCTAAAAAGAAAGACGTTGATGATAATTTAATAAAAATCATTAAAAAGCATTTAGACGCAGGTTTCTATACTGCAGTTGCTTCCCATGATGAGAATATAATTAATGCTACAAAAGCATATGTCAAGGAGAAAAATATTCCTACTTCCCAGTATGAGTTTCAAATGCTTTACGGTATCTGCTCTAATCTTCAGGAGCAGCTTGTGAAGGAAGGACATAAGGTTCGCTGCTATGTTCCCTATGGAACTGACTGGTACCCATATTTCTCACGAAGACTTGCTGAAAGGCCAGCAAATATTCTATTCATTCTAAAGAACCTTCTCAAAAAATAA